AACGTTGGTTTCATTTGAGGATGTGTGATTGTTTTATAATTATCTCTATGGTTTTATTTGATGTATCTGAAATCCTGACCGGCTTCAATGCTCAACAGCGCCTGATAGATCATTCTGATCACATTGTCCACATCTTCTTTGTGAATCATCTCTACCGTGGTATGCATATAACGCAACGGCAACGAGATCAGGGCCGATGGCACGCCATCGTTAGAATAGGCAAAAGCATCGGTATCTGTACCCGTAGAGCGCGATGATGCCTGACGCTGGAACGGAATCTCCGCTTTCTGCGCAGCTTCAATCAGTAATTTATTCAGATTATTTTGCACAGCAGGTGCGTATGATACTACCGGACCACGACCGCAAGCCAGATCGCCCTGGGTAATCTTGTTGATCATCGGGGTTTGGGTGTCATGCGTAACGTCGGTTACAATAGCCACGTTCGGTTTAATTTTGTGAGCAATCATCTCTGCGCCACGCAGGCCAATTTCTTCCTGTACGGCGTTAACAATGTACAGACCGAAAGGCAGCTTTACGTTGTTCTCTTTCAGCAAACGGGCAACCTCGGCAATCATAAAACCACCGGCACGGTTATCCAGCGCACGACCGACATAGTAGCGGTCATTTAGCACCATAAACTCGTCCTCGTAAGTAATAACGCAACCTACGTGGATGCCCATTTCCTCAACTTCGGCTTTAGTAGTGCAGCCGCAGTCAAGGAAAATATTTTTAAGTGATGGCGCTTCCTCTTTCTCGCCACCCAGGCGGGTGTGGATAGCAGGCCAGCCGAAAACAGCTTTAACTATGCCTTTATCTGTATGGATGTTTACGCGTTTTGACGGCGCTATCTGATGATCAGAACCACCGTTGCGGATCACGTAGATCAAACCATCGCTGGTAATGTAGTTTACAAACCATGAAATCTCATCAGCATGAGCCTCAATCACTACTTTGTACTCGGCCTCTGGGTTGATAATACCAACTGCCGTACCGTAGTTATCTACGTAATGCGTATCGATATATGGCTTAAGATAATCTAACCAAAGCTCCTGCCCTTTCCACTCGAAACCGGTAGGTGAAGGATTGTTGATGTAGTTTTCAAAGAATTTCAGCGAGGCCTCATTCACAACCGGCACGTGCGGTTTTTTATCTTCTTGTTCTTCAGATTTCTTCTTAGACATAGTGCTTTTTTAGGTATAACACGTTGGCCACAAATATAACAAACCAACGGATAACGTTATGATTTATACGATTTTTATGAATTTAGCAATTGCTTAACATCCAGTTGACAACATGCCCGTTTCTTTGCATAGAGTAATTTCCCTTAATGAGCGTTTAGTTAGTTTGGCAGCCCTCACCAGCCGTTGAGGGCTGTTTTTTTGCCCATTTTTGCTTACGCGATGCAATATTTTACGCCATCTCATCTGCTGTTTTCAGGTATTTTTCCATCACCACATAATCAATTCCATCGCGGGTAAAATGTTTGGCGGTTTCTGCAAATCCGTGGCGGGCATAAAACGCCATGGCATCTACCCGGGCATTGCACCATAATCGGTGCGCACCATTTTCCACAGCATACTGGGTGATATAATTTAAAATAGCGCTGCCGATGCCCTGGCGCTGCAGGGTAGGATCAACCGCCAGTTTGCGAAACTGGAAATCATCGCCCTCATTAAATAGTGACACTACGCCAGCCAGTTTATCAGGCAAAAATGCTCCGAAATGCGTGCCTTCATCATCCTCGGGCATCTGCATTTCCCTCCAATTTTTATCAGGATACATGGCTTTTTGGCGCATTACCCAGGTAACTTCTTGCCTAACCTGCTCTAGGTGGATCTGTTGATTTGCCGTCATAAAAGTGTTAAATGCAAAACCAAGCTACTGCGTGCTGGTTTTAATGTTAAATTTCAACCATGAAAGTAAACCTTTTTATAATTGCGGTGACGATGTTTGCGGTACAAAACTTGCAGGCACAAACCCTAAAAGGCTCAGTTGTTGAAAAAGGCACCAACAGCAAAATGAGCAACGTGTTCATCAGAGACGCCAACTCTAAATATGTAACCCTGACCGATAAGAACGGTAGCTTTGAAGCCAATACCGAAGCCGGGCATACGCTCATTTTTGCTTCGCCGGGCTATATCTCAGATACCCTGTATGTAACCAACCTGCGCAACACCCGCATTGAAATGGTGCCTATGGGTATTGCGCTGCGCCAGGTGACTGTATTATCTACCCGCTCACCAAACTTTAATCCGGAGGTGGAGTATCCCGATGTTTATAGCAAAAGTAAAGTATATGCCCTCTCGCCAACCACCTGGTTCAGTCGCGAAGGTAAAAATGCCCGCCGACTGAAAAAGTTCTTTTCTAACGAGGTAAAAGAGCGTCATGTCGATTCGGTATTTACCCGTGCCTATGTAGGTAGCATTGTGCCACTGAAAGGCCAGGAACTGGAAAACTTCATGACCATGTATCGCCCCAGCTATGACTTTGTGATGAGCAACGAAGGCGGATCGCTGGCAGTATATATTAATGACTCTTATAAAAAGTTCCGGGCATTGCCACCTGAGAAACGAAAGATGCAGTTGTTGACGGCACCGTGATCCCCCCAACGTCATTGCGAGGCACGAAGCAATCTCTGTCCAGGATATTCAGGACACGCTTGGCCAATCTGCATCCGCAGAGATTGCTTCGTGCCTCGCAATGACGTGATGGAGGTATAACAACTTACAAAAAAGGGGATGCTTCCATCGAAGCATCCCCTTTTTTACTAACAATATCTTTAGGCAGCTTACAGCTCCTCGTCGTGCTGACTGGCATCCAGACCCAGCGCCTCTTCTTCTTCAGACACGCGCAGCGGACTAATCAGATCGGTTACTTTAAGCAATATGTAAGAACCAATGAAAGCAAAGGCCGATACCGCAACCAGGGCAATCAGGTGTTTGCCAAACAGCGTAAACTCGCCGTAGAACAAACCGTTAGCACCTGCAGCGTTAACGCTCTTAGAGGCAAAAACGCCGGTTAACAGCATACCCATCATACCGCCCACACCGTGGCAAGGGAATACATCCAGCGTATCATCAATATTGGTTTTTGAACGCCAGATTACCACCAGGTTACTTACTACGGCAGATACTATACCCACAATCAGCGAGCTTGATACGGTGATGAAACCTGCAGCAGGTGTAACCGCAACCAGACCAACAACGGCACCAATACAAGCCCCCATAGCCGATGGCTTTTTACCACGGAGAATATCAAAAAACACCCATGACATTGCCGCAGCAGCCGAAGCTGTAGTTGTGGTAGCCAGGGCTGTAGCAGCCAGCTCGCCCGATGCCAGTGCAGAACCGGCGTTGAAACCAAACCAACCGAACCACAGCAAACCGGTACCCAGAATTACGTAGCTGATACGTGCAGGCGTGTGCGATTCTTCGGTACGCTTTTTCAGATATAAAGCAGAAGCCAACGCAGCCCATCCGGCAGACATGTGTACTACCGTACCTCCCGCAAAATCAAGCACACCTAATTTAAAGAAGAATCCATCAGGGTGCCAGGTTGCGTGTGCAAGAGGTATATAAATGAGCACAATAAACAGAGAAATGAATATCAAATATGAGTTGAAACGGATACGCTCTGCAAACGCACCTGTTATCAACGCAGGAGTAATAACCGCAAATTTAAGCTGAAACATAGCAAAAAGGATAACCGGGATAGTGCCGCCCAACCATGCAACACCTAAAGTGTTTTGCATCATAAAGAAGGTTTTAGGGTTACCCAAAAAGCCGCCGCCAATATCATCACCAAAGGCTAAACTAAAGCCAAATACTACCCAGATGATGGTGATCAGCCCCATACAAACAAAGCTTTGTAGCATGGTAGAGATCACATTTTTTTTACGCACCATGCCGCCGTAGAAAAAGGCGAGGCCGGGGGTCATTAATAATACAAGAGCGGTAGAGATCAGCATCCAGGCTATATCTGCTCCGTTATATGTTGTTGCCGGTTTTGCCGCAGTTGTGTTACCTGGATACACCAGGGCAAGCAACACAACAATGACTAATATGGCAAATGGTATAATTTTTTTCATGTTTTAATTTCTTTTAATAGTGACAAAGCAATAGCGTGCGCGTACAGCTAAAGCAAGCTGCAGCGACACACACCAAAAGGGTTTAAAGCAGTTTTGGGTGAATGCAGGGTTTACTTCAGCAAGTTTTTAATAAGCATAGAGCGGGTTTTGTAAAGAAACGGAACGCCTTTACAACTGGTTTCTGGCCGGTAAAAAGCAAAAACGATGAGAGTAATCTCCCGGTATATCACGCCGGGAGATTAAATCGTTCATAAATATCTTTTTAACAGCGCACGGTATTACCAAAAAACATGAAAAGGGAAAAGGATGAGTTTACTGCTGCGCACATACCCCGCGCCATACAGCAAATAAGCACAATGAATTGATTTAAGGTATGCTTTTCTGTACCTGCCAAGGCAGTCAAATGAAAAGTTGTTGTAATTGGCCGATCGCCGTTGCGGCCCGCGCAGCATTTGCACCGAACCATTGGCACCGAAGTTATAAATATAGGCTGATTTCTCCTCCTCGCTCCGCGCATCGTATGATGACGGGCGCTCAATCCGCTGCTCGTGCTGCGGTTGCGGCGCCGATCTGTGCATAGCATTGGCACTGGCGACAAATGCCACCATAACCAAAAGCACAGATTTAAGCGTTTTTATATTCATTATTTTACTAAAGTAACAGATTAAATCAAAAAATCATAAATTTTATTAAATAAAACTTCAATATTTTGATTTAACACAATAAAAAAGAACGAATTTTTAGATAAAAATCATACAATAATTAAATTACAATGCTAATTATCTGAATAAAACAATAAAACAGAACAACAAAACCACACAAACACCAAAATTTTAATAGACAATAACAATTTTAGAGACAACATCCCAAATTAAACACCAAATCATCACCTAAAATCAAATCCGTATCTTTGCATCATATGGTAAAACATCTGGATATAACCGTAAGAGGCAAGGTACAGGGCGTGTTTTTTCGCGCCAGCACAAAAGCCGTGGCCGATCAATTAGGTGTACGCGGCACCGTGAAGAACAACCCCGACGGCAGCGTAAGCATTGAAGCCGAAGCCGACGAGGCCACTATGGGCATGTTTTTAGATTTTTGCCACGAAGGCCCCGAAAACGCCCAGGTAGAAGAGGTATTAACTACCGAAGGTCCGTTAAAAAACTATCGTAATTTTGAGGTGTTAAAACGTGGATTGTTTTAATAACTTCGTCTGTTAACATAACTCCAAAGTATTGTCTACTGCTAAAAAATTTGCCGGGCAAACCGCTGTGTATGGCTTAAGCACCATTGCCAGTCGGTCGCTCACTTTCATCATGACTTCGGTTTATACCAGGGCCTACGCAACGGCAGCCTACGGTATAATTACTATCATGTATAGTTATGTATCTATGACCAATGCTGTACTGACATTTGGCATGGAAACCACGTTCTTCCGCTACCTGAATAAGCATAGCGATGATAAGCAACGTGTTTACAACAATGCATTTGCGTCGGTACTGGCAGTAACGCTTCTTTTCCTGTTATTTACGCTACCATTTAGCAACTACCTGGCTAGTTTTGTAGATACAAGCAACACCAAACGCATTGCCGAAAAGGGCATTGCCGTACATAGCACCCTGGGCACCACCCATGCAGATTTTCTAAAATACATCTACCTGTTTATGGCAACCGTAGTGGTTGACGCCTGGTGTGCCATCCCTTTTGTAAAACTGCGTGCCGATGGCAAGCCCGGCCGGTACGGAGCCATCAAGCTAACCAGCGTACTGGTTTTTGTGGCACTCAACCTGATGTTTGTTTATGCAGTACCATTCTGGCTTAACCACAATTATATAGGTGCCGGCTGGATTTCGGGCTGGTATACCAAAGGTTGGGTGGGCTATGTTTTTGTATCAGAGCTATCATCCAGCATCATCACCTTATTCTTGCTGCTGCCAGAGTTGTTGAAAATCCGCTTCAACCTCAATCGTGCTATGCTGGTGCACATGTATGGCTATAGCTGGCCTATATTGATTGCCAACCTGTCTTACCTGGTTAATGAAAACATGGATAAGATCTTACTGGGCAAACTGCTCCCGGCCAACAGCTTGCGTGACGTAGGTATTTACGGTGCCTGTTGTAAAATAGCAGTGTTTCTTAGTATTTTCATCAACGCCTTCAGACTTGGGGCCGAGCCGTTTTTCTTTAACCACGCCAAAAACAAAAATGCAGGCCAAACCTATGCCCGCATTATGGACTACCTGATCATAGCCATCACCCTGATATTTGTTGGACTGATAGCCAACATTGAAATACTGAAGTACTTTATTAAAGGCCGTAATGCCACAGAAACCGCGCTTTTCTGGAGCGGACTGCCCGTTGTACCTCCGCTTATTTTAGGCTATGTGTGCCTGGGGGTTTATATGAATCTTTCGGTGTGGTATAAATTATCAGACCAAACCAAATACGGTCTTTATATATCGGGCATCGGTGCCTTGGTAACCATTGTGCTCAACGTAATTTTCATTCCCAAGTACAGCTATATGGCATCGGCCTGGGTATCGCTTACTGCCTACACGGTCATGATGATCCTCTCTTACATCTGGGGGCAAAAAAACTACCCTATTCCGTACAACCTTAAAAAGAATTTAACGTATATCATTATCTCCATTATCCTCGTTTATTTGTCATTCTATGTATTTAAACGTAATATATTTGCAGGCAATACGTTATTGATCCTCTTCGCCGCTTATGCTTTTATAATGGAAGGGAAACAATTAAAAGCTATCTTTAAAAAATGACCGTTCGCGTAATAAACAAATCAAAAAATAACCTGCCCGGTTACGAGACCGTGCATGCCGCAGGCATGGACCTGCGCGCCGATCTGGAAACCAGCATTGTTTTAAAACCTATGCAGCGCAAGCTCATCCCAACCGGCTTGCATATTGAATTGCCAGAGGGCTTTGAAGCGCAGATCCGTCCGCGCAGCGGCCTGGCATTTAAACATGGCATTGGTATTGTAAACTCCCCGGGCACTATTGATGCCGATTACCGCGGTGAGATCAAAGTACTGCTCATTAACCTGGGCGAAGAAGATTTTGAGATAAACACCGGCGACCGTATTGCCCAGATGATTGTGGCCAAATACGAGCGCATTGAGTGGGAACCAGCCGAAGAGCTAAGCGACACCGTACGCGGCCACGGCGGTTACGGACATACCGGCAAAGCATAAATAATGAACCTGAAGCACGCATCGGTTTTAGGGTTGATACTGGCGCCCGTGCTGGCCTTTTCGCAGGCTAAGCAACCGGCGGGCAATACGCCTGCGCCAGCAACTCAGGTAAAAGCCCTGAGCCAAACCGATAGCCTGATGGTTAAACAGTTGTTTTTCTCTGGCCTGCATGAGAAAACGATGGAGAACTTTGACCAGGCTGCCGACTTTTTTAACCGCGTGCTGCAAACCGATGCTAATAACTCGGCCGCCATGTATGAGCTGGCAGGCCTAAAAAAACTACAAAAAAAAGAAGCCGAAGCCCAGCAACTGCTAGAACGAGCGGTGGCCATCAGCCCAAACAACGAGTGGTTTTGGATTGCCCTGGCCGATAGCTACGAGAAGACCAATGATCTGGTTAAACTGGAGCTGGTTTTTGATCAGCTGATCCGCATTGACCCAGACAAGGCCGATTATTATTTTGATAAAGCCAATGCCTACTACCTGCAAAAGCGGTATGAAGATGCACTGGCCGTTTACGCCAAGCTGGAAGCCGTAACCGGCCTGACCGATGATCTGGTGGCCCAGCGCCAAAAGATCTACCTAAAACTCAACAAGGCAGATCAGGCAGCAGCCGAACTGGAAAAATTGATTGCCGGGAATCCGGGACAAATCAAATACTACCTGCTGTTGGCCGAGATCTATAACTCCAACAAACAGCAAGATAAAGCGCTAAAAACCCTTTTGGATGCCGAAAAGCTGGACGCCAACAACGGCACCGTGCACCTGGCCCTGGCCGATATTTATCGCGATAAAAAAGATAATGATGCCTGCTTTAATGAGTTGAAGCTGGCTTTTGCCATCCCCGAACTGGCTGTAGAACAAAAAGTGAGAATCATACTGGGTTATATCCCCAAGTTTCCGGATGCTAATGCCAAAGCCAGCGCATTGGAGCTGAGCCGGATACTGATTACTGCGCACCCACAAAATGCCAAGGCATTTGCCGTTTATGGCGACATGCTGATGCAAAATGGCCAGTATAAAGAGGCCCGCCCCATCTATAAAAAATCCATCGAACTGGATGCCAACATCTACACCGTGCATGAACAGCTGGTGCGTTTGGATCTGGGCGACAACGACGCCAACGCCGCCCTGAAAGACGGCCAGAACGCGTTGAGCCTTTACCCTAACCAGGCCTGGATGAACTACTTAGTGGGCGTAGCCTATCTGCAGCAAAAGAATTTTGCCAAGGCTATCAGCTACATCAAAAATGCAACTTCATTAGAACTTCAGGATAAAGACCTACTTTCGCAAAGCTTTTCAACCCTTGGCGATTGTTATCACGAACTGAAGGACGACGCAAAGTCAGACGATGCTTATGATAAGGCGCTTACGTATAATCCCGAGAACGTTTACACGTTAAACAATTACGCGTATTATCTGTCGGTAAGAGGACAGCAACTGGATAAGGCGGCACAAATGTCAAAACGCTCTAACCAATTGCAACCCAACACCCCGTCATTTGAAGATACTTACGCGTGGATACTTTTTAAACAAAAGAATTATACCGAGGCCCGGGTGTGGATGGAAAAAGCGCTGGCACATGATAAAGAGCACAGCGCAGTGCAGCAGGAACATTACGGCGATATTATGTTTTACTTAGGCGATGTTAACGGCGCCGTGGCCAACTGGAAAAAGGCCAAAGAGTACGGCGGACAATCACCTGTATTAGACAGAAAGATCAATGAAAAGCGATATATTGAATAAACTGGCAATCGGCACAGCCCTAATGGCTTTGACCGCCTGCCACACACATAAACAAGTTGCCGCCACGCCGGGCGAGGGGGCAACCATATCGTCGCCAGAGCGGGCAGCGGCAAAGCCGGCGCGCAATATGGCGAATGAAAAATTGGCCGCCATACGTGCAAAACAGGTTAACTTTACCACGTTTAGCGCCAAGGCCAAAACCCGGTTGAGTATTGATGGCAACGGCAATGATGTAACGTTGAACATCCGCATTCAGCACGATAAAAAGATCTGGGTATCTGTTACCGCACTGCTGGGCATTGAAGTGGCCCGCACGGTAATTACGCCAGATAGTATTTGGGTGTTAAATCGCCTGCAGAGCAATTACATGCGTAAACCTTTCGGCTACATTTACAAGTATGCGCCGCAGCAGGTAAACTATAAAACCATTGAAAGCCTGTTAACCGGCAACGCGGTGCCAGAGCTATTGAAAGATGGCTCAACCGTGGGTAATGATGGCGCCAACACGGTGGTAACCGGCAACCTGGCCGACTTGGTGTATAAACTCATCGTAGGGCCAGATTTTAAGGTGAGCCAAACCAGCTTGACCAACCAGGCGGCACAAACCCTGCAGGTAAGCAACAGCGCGTTTATACAGGCCGAAGGACGGGTAGTGCCATCGCAAATTGATATTGCGTCGGCAGCGGGTACTAAAAAGGCAAATATCAGCCTGCATTATAACAACGCTGATTTTGACCAGGTGCTGGATTTTCCGTTCAGCGTACCAGATCGTTTTCAAATGGTTAACTGAGATTGATTGTAACTGATGAAATTTATAAAGATATTTTTACTGCTTGTTTTAGTGATCTCGGCATTGGGTGCGTCGGCCCAGAGCAGCGATGAATTAAAACGCCGCCGCGAAAAACTAAACCAGGAGCTGGAAGAACTGAACCGCCAGGCCGACCAGATTTCAAAAGATAAACGCACCAACCTTAAACAGCTCAGCATTCTTAAGGCACAAATTAACCTGCGTACAGAAAAAATTGGTGGCATTAACAAAGAGATTGGCTTACTGGACAACCAGATTACGCAAAACCACAACTCGGTTAGCAATTTGCAAAAACAGCTCAACCAGTTAAAAAAAGAATATGCGGCTATGGTATTGTTTGCTTATCATAACAAAAGCCAGTACAACAAAATGATGTTTGTATTTGCCGCCAGTGATTTTAACCAGGCTTACAAACGACTGAAATACTTGCAGCAGTTTGGCACTTATCGCGAGCGCCAGGCCAACGCCATTACTGAAACGCAAAATGATCTGCATGTAAAGATCAATCAGTTGGATCAGTCTAAAAAAGAAAAAAGCAACCTGTTGCAAGATCAGGAGAAAGAAAAAGCCAACCTGGGTAAAGAAAAAAATGACGAGCAGGATGTTATTGCCGGTTTGAGCCGTCAACAAGGGCAGATCAAACAGCAGCAGTTAGAAAAGCAGCGCAATATTATGCGCCTCAACTCGCAGATTACCGCAGCCATCCGTCGTGAGGTAGAAGCTGCACGCCGCCGGGCCGAAGAAGAGGCACGCCGCCGCGAGGCAGCAGAAGCGGCTAAAGCCAAGGCCGAAGGTCGGGCACCGGTAGTGGTGACTAAAAAAATC
This region of Mucilaginibacter yixingensis genomic DNA includes:
- a CDS encoding GNAT family N-acetyltransferase translates to MTANQQIHLEQVRQEVTWVMRQKAMYPDKNWREMQMPEDDEGTHFGAFLPDKLAGVVSLFNEGDDFQFRKLAVDPTLQRQGIGSAILNYITQYAVENGAHRLWCNARVDAMAFYARHGFAETAKHFTRDGIDYVVMEKYLKTADEMA
- a CDS encoding ammonium transporter; this encodes MKKIIPFAILVIVVLLALVYPGNTTAAKPATTYNGADIAWMLISTALVLLMTPGLAFFYGGMVRKKNVISTMLQSFVCMGLITIIWVVFGFSLAFGDDIGGGFLGNPKTFFMMQNTLGVAWLGGTIPVILFAMFQLKFAVITPALITGAFAERIRFNSYLIFISLFIVLIYIPLAHATWHPDGFFFKLGVLDFAGGTVVHMSAGWAALASALYLKKRTEESHTPARISYVILGTGLLWFGWFGFNAGSALASGELAATALATTTTASAAAAMSWVFFDILRGKKPSAMGACIGAVVGLVAVTPAAGFITVSSSLIVGIVSAVVSNLVVIWRSKTNIDDTLDVFPCHGVGGMMGMLLTGVFASKSVNAAGANGLFYGEFTLFGKHLIALVAVSAFAFIGSYILLKVTDLISPLRVSEEEEALGLDASQHDEEL
- a CDS encoding murein hydrolase activator EnvC translates to MKFIKIFLLLVLVISALGASAQSSDELKRRREKLNQELEELNRQADQISKDKRTNLKQLSILKAQINLRTEKIGGINKEIGLLDNQITQNHNSVSNLQKQLNQLKKEYAAMVLFAYHNKSQYNKMMFVFAASDFNQAYKRLKYLQQFGTYRERQANAITETQNDLHVKINQLDQSKKEKSNLLQDQEKEKANLGKEKNDEQDVIAGLSRQQGQIKQQQLEKQRNIMRLNSQITAAIRREVEAARRRAEEEARRREAAEAAKAKAEGRAPVVVTKKITSSSTTREVLNATPEAARLSNDFLGNKGRLPWPVANSGGVVQGFGRYSTGGITNDNKGIDIRTSEGASVRAVFDGEVNSVTNIGGTYVVLIRHGEFFTVYSNLRSVSVSKGQKVEAKQTVGSVAQDPASGMPVAHFELWRGSDAVNPSAWLAN
- a CDS encoding lipopolysaccharide biosynthesis protein encodes the protein MSTAKKFAGQTAVYGLSTIASRSLTFIMTSVYTRAYATAAYGIITIMYSYVSMTNAVLTFGMETTFFRYLNKHSDDKQRVYNNAFASVLAVTLLFLLFTLPFSNYLASFVDTSNTKRIAEKGIAVHSTLGTTHADFLKYIYLFMATVVVDAWCAIPFVKLRADGKPGRYGAIKLTSVLVFVALNLMFVYAVPFWLNHNYIGAGWISGWYTKGWVGYVFVSELSSSIITLFLLLPELLKIRFNLNRAMLVHMYGYSWPILIANLSYLVNENMDKILLGKLLPANSLRDVGIYGACCKIAVFLSIFINAFRLGAEPFFFNHAKNKNAGQTYARIMDYLIIAITLIFVGLIANIEILKYFIKGRNATETALFWSGLPVVPPLILGYVCLGVYMNLSVWYKLSDQTKYGLYISGIGALVTIVLNVIFIPKYSYMASAWVSLTAYTVMMILSYIWGQKNYPIPYNLKKNLTYIIISIILVYLSFYVFKRNIFAGNTLLILFAAYAFIMEGKQLKAIFKK
- a CDS encoding tetratricopeptide repeat protein; translation: MNLKHASVLGLILAPVLAFSQAKQPAGNTPAPATQVKALSQTDSLMVKQLFFSGLHEKTMENFDQAADFFNRVLQTDANNSAAMYELAGLKKLQKKEAEAQQLLERAVAISPNNEWFWIALADSYEKTNDLVKLELVFDQLIRIDPDKADYYFDKANAYYLQKRYEDALAVYAKLEAVTGLTDDLVAQRQKIYLKLNKADQAAAELEKLIAGNPGQIKYYLLLAEIYNSNKQQDKALKTLLDAEKLDANNGTVHLALADIYRDKKDNDACFNELKLAFAIPELAVEQKVRIILGYIPKFPDANAKASALELSRILITAHPQNAKAFAVYGDMLMQNGQYKEARPIYKKSIELDANIYTVHEQLVRLDLGDNDANAALKDGQNALSLYPNQAWMNYLVGVAYLQQKNFAKAISYIKNATSLELQDKDLLSQSFSTLGDCYHELKDDAKSDDAYDKALTYNPENVYTLNNYAYYLSVRGQQLDKAAQMSKRSNQLQPNTPSFEDTYAWILFKQKNYTEARVWMEKALAHDKEHSAVQQEHYGDIMFYLGDVNGAVANWKKAKEYGGQSPVLDRKINEKRYIE
- a CDS encoding acylphosphatase, translating into MVKHLDITVRGKVQGVFFRASTKAVADQLGVRGTVKNNPDGSVSIEAEADEATMGMFLDFCHEGPENAQVEEVLTTEGPLKNYRNFEVLKRGLF
- the dut gene encoding dUTP diphosphatase; the encoded protein is MTVRVINKSKNNLPGYETVHAAGMDLRADLETSIVLKPMQRKLIPTGLHIELPEGFEAQIRPRSGLAFKHGIGIVNSPGTIDADYRGEIKVLLINLGEEDFEINTGDRIAQMIVAKYERIEWEPAEELSDTVRGHGGYGHTGKA
- a CDS encoding M42 family metallopeptidase, which translates into the protein MSKKKSEEQEDKKPHVPVVNEASLKFFENYINNPSPTGFEWKGQELWLDYLKPYIDTHYVDNYGTAVGIINPEAEYKVVIEAHADEISWFVNYITSDGLIYVIRNGGSDHQIAPSKRVNIHTDKGIVKAVFGWPAIHTRLGGEKEEAPSLKNIFLDCGCTTKAEVEEMGIHVGCVITYEDEFMVLNDRYYVGRALDNRAGGFMIAEVARLLKENNVKLPFGLYIVNAVQEEIGLRGAEMIAHKIKPNVAIVTDVTHDTQTPMINKITQGDLACGRGPVVSYAPAVQNNLNKLLIEAAQKAEIPFQRQASSRSTGTDTDAFAYSNDGVPSALISLPLRYMHTTVEMIHKEDVDNVIRMIYQALLSIEAGQDFRYIK
- a CDS encoding DUF4292 domain-containing protein; this translates as MKSDILNKLAIGTALMALTACHTHKQVAATPGEGATISSPERAAAKPARNMANEKLAAIRAKQVNFTTFSAKAKTRLSIDGNGNDVTLNIRIQHDKKIWVSVTALLGIEVARTVITPDSIWVLNRLQSNYMRKPFGYIYKYAPQQVNYKTIESLLTGNAVPELLKDGSTVGNDGANTVVTGNLADLVYKLIVGPDFKVSQTSLTNQAAQTLQVSNSAFIQAEGRVVPSQIDIASAAGTKKANISLHYNNADFDQVLDFPFSVPDRFQMVN